The Naumovozyma dairenensis CBS 421 chromosome 11, complete genome genome includes a window with the following:
- the DCS2 gene encoding 5'-(N(7)-methyl 5'-triphosphoguanosine)-(mRNA) diphosphatase (similar to Saccharomyces cerevisiae DCS1 (YLR270W) and DCS2 (YOR173W); ancestral locus Anc_6.63), translated as MQYPIPSRMKPSATDSTVYPTGIAANAPERKNKDEASSSVQDPQSKNLHALIQRFKFKRVLDSNPQTKVLSLLGLIDNKDAIITVEKTHFIFGQTKKTDPESGRNTPIFYQCEDEYSCINGIEDIRQISAHDIYYWGLSVLRQNLTNNPTAKINLIWPANFIHIKKYDQQNLHLVKETPDMYQRIVKPYIDEMIQGNNLAWVNKILYEDAESDRIIYKDFPQDKDASDPTALKKENGLIILPDTNWDGINLDSLYLVALTYRDDIKSLRDLKQCDQAWLIELNRKIKSVIPACYNYAIHADELRIFVHYQPSYYHFHLHIVHVRQPGINSGMALGKAVLLDDIIETLNYMGPEGFMRKTITYSIGERHDLWRRGFDKEVELQLERDGIPKVPNIVNEFDYHGGFGPNDDGDDHEGNGNN; from the coding sequence ATGCAATATCCTATACCATCCAGAATGAAGCCATCTGCCACTGATTCTACCGTTTACCCAACTGGAATAGCTGCAAATGCACcagaaagaaagaataaagatgaagCTTCCTCAAGTGTTCAAGATCCACAATCTAAAAACTTACACGCATTaattcaaagatttaaGTTTAAAAGAGTCCTAGATTCAAACCCTCAAACAAAAGTACTTTCACTATTAGGATTGATCGATAATAAAGACGCTATAATCACTGTGGAAAAGACTCATTTTATCTTTGGGCAAACTAAGAAAACAGATCCTGAAAGTGGTCGTAATACCCCCATCTTTTATCAATGCGAAGATGAATATTCTTGCATTAATGGAATTGAAGATATAAGACAAATTTCAGCCCATGATATTTACTATTGGGGGCTTTCTGTTTTAAGACAGAATTTAACAAATAACCCTACTGCAAAGATTAATTTGATTTGGCCAGCTAATTTTATCCATATCAAGAAATACGATCAACAAAATTTACATCTAGTGAAGGAAACCCCTGATATGTATCAAAGGATTGTGAAACCTTACATCGATGAAATGATCCAGGGGAACAATCTCGCATGGGTCAACAAAATTCTTTACGAAGATGCAGAATCTGATAGAATCATTTATAAAGATTTCCCACAAGATAAGGACGCTTCCGATCCCACAGCTCtaaagaaggaaaatgGGTTAATCATCTTACCTGATACAAATTGGGATGGTATTAATTTGGATTCTCTTTATTTGGTAGCGTTGACTTATAGAGATGATATTAAATCTCTGAGAGATTTGAAACAATGTGATCAAGCTTGGctaattgaattgaatagGAAGATCAAATCCGTCATTCCTGCATGTTATAATTATGCAATTCATGCGGATGAACTGAGAATATTCGTTCATTATCAACCTTCTTATTATCACTTCCATTTACATATTGTTCATGTAAGGCAACCGGGGATTAATAGTGGTATGGCTTTGGGAAAAGCCGTACTATTAGATGATATCATTGAAACTTTAAATTATATGGGTCCCGAGGGATTTATGAGAAAAACAATCACATATTCCATTGGGGAACGCCATGATTTATGGAGAAGAGGTTTTGATAAAGAAGTAGAATTACAATTAGAGAGAGATGGAATACCAAAGGTACCTAACATCGTTAATGAATTCGATTATCATGGTGGATTCGGTCCCAATGATGATGGCGATGACCATGAAGGTAATGgaaataattga
- the GLN4 gene encoding glutamine--tRNA ligase (similar to Saccharomyces cerevisiae GLN4 (YOR168W); ancestral locus Anc_6.51) — translation MSDSISVDALAEQFSQIGFEDAKVKEITKNKKVSDSLSQLISQAPKDYQWNKSTRALVHNLATLIKGSSLDKSELIVNGIINEDLKTNLQISAAFKYIKAKGTDATQVEMNENSGVGIVVTDDDVRKSVQNYIEENKEAILEQRYKLVPGLFANIKNLPELKWADPRSFKPIIDEEILKVLGPKDERDLVKKKPTKDSTKKNDNKKKVSKETNKNANEPERTMFNEGFLGDLHKVGENPQAYPELMEEHLKVTGGKVRTRFPPEPNGYLHIGHSKAIMVNFGYAKYHDGVCYLRFDDTNPEAEAPEYFESIKRMVHWLGFTPWKITYSSDYFDKLYDLAELLINNGKGYICHCTAEEIKRGRGIKEDGTPGGERHACKHRDRPIEENLQEFRNMRDGKYQPGEAILRMKQDLTSPSPQMWDLIAYRVLNAAHPRTGTKWKIYPTYDFTHCLVDSFENITHSLCTTEFYLSRESYEWLCDQVHVFRPAQREYGRLNITGTVLSKRKIAKLVDEKFVRGWDDPRLFTLEAIRRRGVPPGSILSFINTLGVTTSTTNIQVVRFESAIRKYLEDTTPRLMFILDPIEVIVDNLSDDYEELVTIPYRAGTPEFGERTVPFTNKFFIERSDFSEVTDDKEFFRLTPNQSVGLIKVPHTVSFQSVEKDASGKITKVHVKYENEPLPEGTKAMRPKTYIQWVPVSSKYNSPVKIAETRVYNQLFKSENPSSHPDGYLKDINDESEIIYDNSVVEHNFDHVLKNGPWIVDSIKKSEFYVEEDKEGKEINRFQAMRVGYFTLDKESTNDKIILNRIVSLKESSK, via the coding sequence ATGTCGGATTCTATTTCTGTCGATGCGTTGGCTGAACAATTCAGTCAAATTGGGTTTGAAGATGCTAaagttaaagaaattactAAAAACAAGAAAGTTTCAGATTCATTATCTCAATTAATCTCTCAAGCTCCAAAGGATTATCAATGGAATAAATCCACTAGAGCTCTTGTCCATAATTTGGCCACTTTAATCAAAGGTTCTTCTTTAGATAAGTCTGAATTGATCGTTAATGGAATCATTAATGAAGATCTGAAAACTAATTTACAAATCTCTGCTGctttcaaatatatcaagGCAAAGGGTACTGATGCCACTCAAGTGgaaatgaatgaaaattCTGGTGTTGGTATTGTAGTTacagatgatgatgttaGAAAATCTgttcaaaattatattgAAGAGAATAAAGAAGCCATTTTGGAGCAACGTTATAAGTTGGTTCCTGGACTTTTTGCcaatatcaaaaatttaCCTGAATTGAAATGGGCTGATCCTCGTAGTTTTAAACCaattattgatgaagaaatctTGAAAGTGCTGGGGCCAAAGGATGAAAGAGATTTAGTTAAAAAGAAACCAACTAAGGATTCcaccaaaaaaaatgataacaaAAAGAAGGTAAGTAAGGAAACCAATAAAAATGCAAATGAACCTGAAAGAACAATGTTTAATGAAGGGTTCTTAGGTGATTTACATAAAGTTGGTGAAAATCCTCAAGCTTATCCAGAATTGATGGAAGAACATTTGAAAGTCACGGGTGGTAAAGTACGTACAAGATTCCCACCTGAACCAAATGGATATTTACATATTGGACATTCTAAAGCTATCATGGTCAATTTTGGTTATGCTAAATATCATGATGGTGTTTGTTATTTACGATTCGATGATACCAATCCGGAAGCTGAAGCACCTGAATATTTCGAATCCATTAAGAGAATGGTTCATTGGTTAGGATTCACACCATGGAAAATTACTTATTCAAGTgattattttgataaattatatgatttggctgaattattaataaataatggtaaAGGTTATATTTGTCATTGTACCgctgaagaaattaaaagagGTCGTGgtattaaagaagatggTACACCAGGTGGTGAAAGACATGCATGTAAACATCGTGACAGaccaattgaagaaaatttgcAAGAATTTAGAAATATGAGAGATGGTAAATATCAACCCGGTGAAGCTATCTTAAGAATGAAACAAGATTTAACATCACCAAGTCCACAAATGTGGGACCTTATTGCATACAGAGTACTGAATGCTGCACATCCAAGAACTGGTACTAAATGGAAGATTTATCCAACATATGATTTTACTCATTGTTTGGTCGattcatttgaaaatattacacATTCTTTATGTACCACTGAGTTTTATCTTTCCAGAGAGAGTTATGAATGGTTATGTGATCAAGTCCATGTATTTAGACCAGCACAAAGAGAGTATGGTCGTTTAAATATTACTGGTACAGTGCTTTCTAAGAGAAAGATTGCTAAACttgttgatgaaaaatttgttaGAGGTTGGGATGATCCAAGATTATTTACATTGGAAGCTATTCGTAGACGTGGTGTACCACCGGGATCTATCTtatcattcattaataCCTTGGGTGTCACTACAAGTACTACTAACATTCAAGTGGTTAGATTTGAAAGTgcaattagaaaatatttagaaGATACTACACCAAGATTAATGTTTATTCTTGATCCAATTGAAGTCATTGTGGATAATTTATCCGATGATTATGAGGAATTAGTCACTATACCATATAGAGCTGGTACACCAGAATTTGGTGAGAGGACTGTTCCATTTACtaacaaatttttcattgaaagGTCAGATTTCTCTGAAGTGACagatgataaagaatttttcagattGACACCAAATCAATCTGTTGGATTAATTAAAGTCCCACATACAGTTTCTTTCCAAAGTGTTGAAAAGGATGCTTCAGGTAAGATTACGAAGGTTCATGttaaatatgaaaatgaacCATTGCCCGAAGGTACCAAGGCAATGAGACCAAAGACATATATTCAATGGGTTCCAGTGTCATCTAAGTATAATTCACCAGTTAAGATTGCTGAAACAAGGGTTTACAAccaattattcaaatcagAGAATCCATCATCTCATCCAGATGgatatttgaaagatattaatgatgaaagtgaaattatttatGATAACTCTGTAGTGGAACATAATTTTGATCATGTTTTGAAGAATGGTCCATGGATTGTTGATTCTATTAAGAAATCAGAATTTTATGTTGAAGAGGATAAAGAGggtaaagaaattaatagATTCCAGGCTATGAGAGTTGGTTATTTCACTTTGGATAAAGAAAGTACTAATGATAAGATTATCTTGAATAGAATTGTTAGTCTTAAGGAGAGTTCGAAGTAA
- the LCB4 gene encoding sphinganine kinase LCB4 (similar to Saccharomyces cerevisiae LCB5 (YLR260W) and LCB4 (YOR171C); ancestral locus Anc_6.48): protein MLESASEREEAHQGLLSLNLRPTSRALLTSDGILLKSQNNSCYPISHATAMASEQQYNGTDPDQTILESKLDPNNILSRANDTMDNPDSNHSTSVLSLLSCISCIDSPTDSHGSLLPINTTIPYARILNAKYIGPSEAKTNNNDTYRLGYQGQSSLSSSSLSPDPKQQQKTTTKDVQPDNPFSNEETLSVSSVILKSQNSSMQFLTDNQYMIELSFVIPIEENLIPKKINLIIDYLPSFPSSNDLVQEIMNRSYKNVSQQRSILIIINPHGGKGKASKLFNKWSKPILSTSNCKFEIINTTYSSHATDIAKSLDISKYDIIACASGDGIPYEVINGLYQRPDRVDAFNKLTITQIPCGSGNAMSISCHWTDNTSHATLCLLKSIEKRIDLMCCSQPSYANQSPRLSFLSQTFGVIAESDINTEFIRWMGPVRFELGVAYNVIQGKRYPCDIFVKYATKSKDELKSHYIKHKLKNNCENEELHFDRNNKSQASLRSLDKQVASSSSSPFNDTEHIVTEQDFIVKYPLDKGVPDDWEKLNPQITDNLNIFYTGKMPYISADTKFFPAALPNDGTFDLIITDISTPLTKITPILLSLDKGAHVLHPEVIHSKIIAYKMIPKIKDSVISVDGERFPVEPIQVEIMPNLCKTLLRNGSYVDSKFDLM from the coding sequence ATGCTGGAATCTGCTTCAGAAAGAGAAGAGGCTCACCAAGGTTTACTCTCATTAAACTTAAGACCAACATCAAGAGCCCTGTTGACCTCTGATGGTATCCTATTGAAATcacaaaataattcatgTTATCCGATATCCCATGCTACCGCAATGGCTTCCGAGCAACAATATAATGGTACTGATCCAGATCAAACCATATTGGAAAGTAAATTGGATCCTAATAACATATTGAGTCGTGCAAATGATACTATGGATAACCCAGACTCAAACCATAGTACGTCAGTGCTCTCTTTATTGAGTTGTATATCATGTATAGACTCTCCAACGGATTCACATGGATCTCTTTTACCTATAAATACCACAATACCATATGCAAGAATATTAAATGCAAAATATATAGGTCCCTCAGAGGctaaaacaaataataacgataCTTATAGATTAGGTTATCAAGGTCAATCATCActgtcatcatcatcattatctcCAGATCccaaacaacaacagaaaACAACCACGAAAGATGTACAACCCGATAATCCCTTTTCAAACGAAGAAACATTATCTGTATCATCCGTCATATTAAAATCTCAAAATTCATCCATGCAATTCTTAACTGATAACCAATATATGATTGAATTATCATTCGTTATACCCATAGAGGAAAATTTAATCCCAAAAAAGATTAACCTTATAATAGATTATCTTCCAAGTTTCCCCTCATCCAATGATTTGGTTCAAGAAATTATGAATAGAAGTTACAAAAATGTGTCTCAACAAAGGTctattttaataataattaacCCACACGGTGGTAAAGGGAAAGCCTCgaaacttttcaataaatggTCCAAACCAATCCTCTCCACATCAAATTGTAAATTCGAAATCATAAATACAACATATTCATCTCATGCAACTGATATTGCAAAATCATTAGACATCTCTaaatatgatataataGCTTGTGCATCAGGTGATGGGATCCCCTACGAAGTAATTAATGGCCTTTATCAACGTCCTGATAGAGTTGATGCATTTAACAAATTAACCATTACACAAATCCCATGTGGATCAGGAAATGCAATGAGTATTTCATGTCATTGGACTGATAACACTTCACATGCAACATTATGTCTcttaaaatcaattgaaaaaagaatagATTTAATGTGTTGTTCTCAACCGTCTTATGCAAACCAATCTCCACGTTTATCTTTCCTCTCTCAAACGTTTGGTGTCATCGCGGAATCTGATATCAATACAGAATTTATTAGATGGATGGGACCCGTAAGGTTTGAACTAGGTGTGGCATATAACGTCATACAGGGGAAAAGATACCCCTGTGATATTTTCGTTAAATACGCTACAAAATctaaagatgaattgaaatctcattatataaaacataaattgaaaaataattgtgaaaatgaagaattgCATTTTGATCGTAATAACAAATCACAAGCGTCATTACGGTCACTTGATAAACAAGTcgcttcttcatcatcatcaccatttAATGACACTGAACATATTGTCACTGAACAAGATTTCATAGTAAAATATCCATTAGATAAGGGCGTCCCTGATGATTGGGAAAAATTAAATCCACAAATTACTGacaatttaaatattttctatacGGGGAAAATGCCATACATATCAGCAGATACAAAATTCTTCCCCGCCGCGTTACCTAACGATGGAacttttgatttaattattACTGACATTTCCACTCCGCTAACAAAAATTACTCctattttattatcattggATAAAGGTGCTCATGTGTTACATCCTGAAGTTATTCATTCAAAGATTATCGCATATAAAATGATCCCAAAGATAAAAGATAGTGTAATCTCAGTGGATGGTGAGAGGTTCCCCGTGGAACCAATCCAAGTGGAAATTATGCCCAATTTATGTAAAACTCTTTTGAGAAATGGATCTTATGTGGATTCCAAATTCGATCTCATGTAG
- the PRB1 gene encoding proteinase B (similar to Saccharomyces cerevisiae PRB1 (YEL060C) and YSP3 (YOR003W); ancestral locus Anc_6.14), with protein sequence MKKTIHKNEKRRNDREYPFEKQEEHKKKHKKDKKKKHHKPPHHPPKPPHHPYDAPHDGLDHKLPHHPYDAPHDGLDHKLPHHPYDAPHDGLDHKLPHHPYDAPHDGLDHKYPPSTSSSQGSSPQATSHPPHDGPHDGPHHKPPHPPHDGPHDGPHDGPHHKRPDDNKQVSNDKYSDIFHKYSKQIIESARKLKDNTPNAAGKDQDQDDQDDQDIKLAPLITPTFGDDIHTQGFKHPRILPNKYIIVFKDSINIDEISYHKELISEIQQQSASRLPPHHHFFHSTSEEEEESFRNGGIISSFNINNILSGYSGYFTQEVIDLIRLNPLVKYVERDSIVQTTEFNTQNNAPWGLSRISHRERLNLGSFNKYLYDDDAGKGVTCFVIDTGINVNHVDFGKRAIWGKTIPSNDQDIDGNGHGTHCAGTIASTHYGVAKNAEVVAVKVLRSNGSGSMSDVIKGVEFAAETHLNNEKNKKDYKGSTANMSLGGGKSPTLDLAVNAAVEAGIHFSVAAGNENQDACNSSPASAENAITVGASTLSDDRAYFSNWGRCVDVFAPGLNILSTYVGDGNDNTATLSGTSMASPHVAGLLTYFLSLQPDSKSGFFNSKSDGKITPEQLKKKLIAYSTSDILYDLPDGTPNKLIYNGAGGDISDLWNGKVQEQAHEEPAHEDKINFENLVDSDSMSGKTDLFFDQIRNVFEKMNII encoded by the coding sequence atgaagaaaacCATTCACAAAAACGAAAAACGTCGTAATGATCGTGAATATCCTTTCGAAAAGCAAGAGGAAcataaaaagaaacataaGAAggacaagaagaagaaacatcATAAACCACCTCATCATCCTCCAAAGCCTCCTCATCATCCATATGATGCTCCACACGATGGTCTAGATCATAAACTACCTCATCATCCATATGATGCTCCACACGATGGTCTAGATCATAAACTACCTCATCATCCATATGATGCTCCACACGATGGTCTAGATCATAAACTACCTCATCATCCATATGATGCTCCACACGATGGTCTAGATCATAAATACCCACCCTCCACATCCTCCTCACAAGGGTCCTCACCACAAGCCACCTCTCATCCACCACACGATGGTCCTCACGACGGTCCTCATCACAAGCCACCTCATCCACCACATGATGGTCCTCACGACGGTCCTCACGATGGTCCTCATCACAAGCGCCCCGATGACAACAAACAAGTATCAAACGACAAGTACAGTGACATATTTCATAAATATTCCAAACAAATCATCGAATCTGCtagaaaattgaaagataataCACCAAATGCTGCAGGAAAAGATCAAGATCAAGATGATCAAGATGAtcaagatattaaattagCTCCATTAATTACTCCAACTTTCGGTGATGACATCCACACTCAAGGATTCAAACATCCAAGAATTTTAccaaataaatatatcattgTCTTTAAGGATTCCATCAACATCGATGAAATCTCATATCACAAGGAATTAATCTCTGaaattcaacaacaatctGCATCAAGATTACCACCACATCACCATTTCTTCCATTCTAcatcagaagaagaagaagaatcttTCAGAAATGGGGGTATAATCTCCTCTTTCAACATAAACAATATCCTCTCCGGTTATTCAGGTTATTTCACCCAAGAAGTAATCGATCTAATAAGATTAAACCCTCTAGTCAAATACGTGGAACGTGATTCCATAGTCCAAACCACAGAATTTAATACTCAAAATAACGCACCATGGGGGTTATCAAGAATATCCCATAGAGAAAGATTAAACTTGGGatcattcaataaatatctatatgatgatgatgcagGTAAGGGTGTAACTTGTTTCGTCATTGATACGGGGATAAATGTCAATCATGTAGATTTCGGTAAAAGAGCTATTTGGGGGAAAACTATACCATCAAATGATCAAGATATTGATGGTAATGGTCATGGGACTCATTGTGCTGGTACCATTGCATCCACTCATTATGGTGTTGCTAAGAATGCAGAAGTGGTTGCTGTGAAAGTTTTAAGATCAAATGGATCAGGCTCAATGAGTGATGTTATTAAAGGTGTTGAATTTGCTGCTGAAActcatttaaataatgaaaaaaataagaaagatTATAAGGGGTCCACAGCAAATATGTCACTTGGTGGTGGTAAATCTCCAACTTTGGATTTGGCTGTTAACGCTGCCGTGGAAGCTGGGATTCATTTTAGTGTTGCTGCAGGGAATGAAAATCAAGATGCTTGTAATAGTTCTCCTGCCTCGGCAGAAAATGCCATAACAGTAGGTGCTTCCACTTTAAGTGATGATAGAGCTTATTTCTCTAATTGGGGTAGATGTGTCGATGTCTTTGCTCCTGGTTTGAACATCTTATCCACTTATGTTGGTGATGGCAATGATAATACTGCTACGCTATCAGGAACTTCAATGGCTTCACCTCATGTAGCTGGGTTGTTGACTTATTTCCTTTCTTTACAACCAGATTCTAAATCCGGGTTCTTTAATTCAAAGAGTGATGGGAAGATTACACCtgaacaattgaaaaagaagttGATTGCTTATTCGACAAGTGACATCTTGTACGATTTACCAGATGGAACTCCAAATAAACTGATTTATAACGGAGCTGGTGGTGACATTTCCGACTTATGGAACGGGAAAGTGCAAGAACAAGCGCACGAAGAACCAGCACATGAGGATAAGATtaactttgaaaatttagTCGATTCAGATTCTATGAGTGGTAAGACAGATTTATTCTTTGATCAAATTAGAAACGTTTTCGAAAAGATGAATATTATCTAA
- the PCM1 gene encoding phosphoacetylglucosamine mutase PCM1 (similar to Saccharomyces cerevisiae PCM1 (YEL058W); ancestral locus Anc_6.11) has product MSSFMNTNKDQLKSCFNEICQTKNYHYTYGTAGFRDNAKRLDTVMFTTGIVACLRSLTLQTSNKHSAIGVMVTASHNPPEDNGVKIIEPNGSMLLQEWEPKATQFANIAANESFDEFYQLLIDSIVTLENDLNIKQPPTLILGHDSRDSSPTLMNHIIKSATLIFNAKIINYNYVTTPQLHFLTNLTNTTGTAEEINYYDHFNKYLSQLQSLYPPFNLPFDNLIIDAANGIGAPQVEKLLFTKNKFPPLNIKNPIKIINNDSKNPNLLNMNCGADYVKTNQKLPQGIPKDIDANSTLFCSYDGDADRIVFYYIDPMTNNFNLLDGDKIATLFAKFFSNLLTIAKLNHILKLGVVQTAYANGSSTNYISSKLKVPVSCTKTGVKHLHHEAITKYDIGIYFEANGHGTVIFSDKFHSELTKLKESGSSREIKTLLLFSELINQTVGDAMSDMLAVIAVLSILQLSPNSWDKEYKDLPNKLAKVIVPDRSKFITTDQERKLVEPKGLQPLLEEAVASVSLGRSFVRASGTEDAVRVYAEAKTQEETEWLSKKVCQLVIESVTQG; this is encoded by the coding sequence ATGTCGTCTTTCATGAATACTAATAaagatcaattgaaatcatgtttcaatgaaatttgTCAAACtaaaaattatcattacaCCTACGGTACTGCAGGATTCCGTGATAATGCCAAAAGATTGGACACTGTCATGTTCACCACCGGTATCGTAGCCTGTTTAAGATCATTGACTTTACAAACCTCAAACAAACATTCTGCCATTGGTGTCATGGTCACTGCTTCTCATAATCCTCCAGAAGATAATGGTgtcaaaattattgaacCAAATGGATCCATGCTTTTACAAGAATGGGAACCAAAAGCAACTCAATTTGCTAACATTGCTGCTAATGAATCATTCGACgaattttatcaattgtTAATTGATTCCATCGTTACTTTAGAAAATGATCTTAACATAAAGCAACCACCAACTTTAATATTAGGTCATGATTCAAGAGATTCTTCTCCAACTTTAATGAATCATATCATTAAAAGTGCCACTTTAATATTTAATGctaaaatcattaattataaCTACGTGACTACTCCACAATTACATTTCTTAACAAATTTGACCAATACAACTGGAACAGCAGAggaaattaattattacgatcatttcaataaatatttatctcAATTACAATCATTATATCCTCCATTTAATTTACCATTCGATAATTTAATCATTGACGCAGCAAATGGTATAGGTGCTCCAcaagttgaaaaattattatttactaAAAACAAATTTCCACCTTTAAACATTAAAAACCCAATTAAGattataaataatgattctaaaaatccaaatttattaaatatgaatTGTGGTGCTGATTACGTAAAGacaaatcaaaaattacCCCAGGGTATTCCAAAAGATATCGACGCAAATTCAACTTTGTTTTGTTCATATGATGGTGACGCAGATAGAATCGTTTTCTATTATATCGACCCAATGacaaataatttcaatttattagaCGGTGATAAAATTGCTACTCTATTCgctaaatttttttcaaatttattaacaatTGCAAAATTAAACCATATACTAAAACTAGGTGTGGTACAAACTGCATACGCTAATGGATCCTCCACTAATTATATCTcttcaaaattaaaagTACCAGTTTCTTGTACCAAAACTGGTGTGAAACATTTACATCATGAAGCTATCACCAAATATGACATCGGGATTTATTTCGAAGCAAACGGTCACGGTACCGTCATCTTCAGTGATAAATTTCATTCAGAATtaacaaaattgaaagaatctGGTTCCTCCCGTGAAATTAAAACTTTACTATTGTTTAGtgaattaattaatcaAACTGTTGGTGATGCCATGTCTGATATGTTAGCTGTCATTGCCGTCCTGAGTATATTACAATTATCACCAAATTCATGggataaagaatataaagatTTACCAAATAAACTAGCTAAAGTCATAGTCCCTGATAGATCTAAATTTATCACCACTGATCAAGAAAGGAAACTGGTGGAACCAAAGGGATTACAACCATTGCTTGAGGAAGCAGTTGCTAGTGTCTCATTGGGGAGATCCTTCGTTAGAGCTAGCGGTACAGAAGACGCTGTAAGAGTATATGCTGAAGCTAAGACACAAGAAGAAACTGAATGGTTATCTAAGAAAGTTTGTCAACTAGTTATTGAAAGCGTGACACAAGGTTAA